From the Kribbella sp. CA-293567 genome, the window TCAGAATCAGATCCCGTACGCCGGTCGCCTCGATCCGTCCCGCCGGAGCCAGCTGTGGATCGCTGCTGAGGAAGACCGGACCATCCTCCGGCGAAGCGGGCAGGCGGCCGTGGGACCCGCGCACGATCGACGGGTCGAGCGGAACCACCGACATCGCGTAGCGCAGTCCGAGCTTCTTCTTCAGCAGGTACGACGCCGCCCGCGGCTTCACCCACCGGTCGGCCGGATCGAAGAACAGCTCGGCCGGGTCGTAGCCGGGTTTGCGGTGGATCTCCACTCCCCTGGCGAAGTCCGGCGCACGCTCGTCGTCGAGCCAGTAGTAGTAGGTGAACCACGAGTCGGGCTCCGCCACCGCGACCAGCTCACCGGCTCGCTCGTGATCCAGCCCGTACTTTTGCTTGCCCTGGGCATCGAGTACCTCGGCCACCCCTGGCAATCCGTCGAGAAGCTTGCGGACGGCGTCCACCTCGGCCGGATCCTTGACGTACACGTGAGCCAGCTGATGATCCGCGACCGCGAAGGCACGCGACGTCCACGGATCGAGGTACTCCATCCCGTCCTGGGTGTGCACCTCCAGCAGCCCTTCCGCGCGCAGCAACCGGTTGAGGTCGACCGGCCGCGACACGTCGGTGATCCCGTACTCCGACAGCACGATCACCGTCGCCCCCTTGGCCTCGGCATCGTCCAGCAACGGAGCCAGTACGGCGTCCAGCGCGATCGCGGCCCGGGTCGCCTCGACCGACGAGGCGCCGTACCGCTGCAGGTCGTAGTCGAGGTGCGGGACATAGGTGAGCAGCAGGTCCGGGTCGTCCTCGGCAAGGATCTGCCGGGACGCGGCAACGATCCACTCGCTCGACCTGATCGATGCCGTCGGCCCCCAGTAGTGGAAGAGCGGGAAGTCGCCGAGCTTGCCGGTCAGCCGGTCGTGCAGCTCGACCGGCCGGGTGTAGCAGTCCGGCGCCTTGCGGCCGTCGGCGTAGTAGATCGGTCGCGGCGTGACCAGCAGATCGGTCTCCGCGCCCATCGCGTACCACCAGCAGACGTTCGCGACCTTGTACCGCGGGTTGTTGCGGCGGGCAACGTCCCAGACCTTCTCCCCCTGGACGAGCTGGTTGTGCTGACGCCAGAGGAAGACCTCGCCGAGCTCGCGGAAGTACCAGCCGTTGCCGACGATGCCGTGCTCCTTCGGCAGCGTGCCGGTGAGGAAGGTGGCCTGGGCCGAGCAAGTGACCGCCGGCAGCACGGTGCCCAGCTCGCGGTTCAGCGGCAGTTGCCGCAGCCTGGGCATCCTGCGCAGCAGCCGAGGGGTGAGACCGACGACGTCGATGACCACGACCTGCTTGCTCATTTGATCTCCTCCAGACCGAGGCCGACCAGGCGGTCGCGCAGCCAGGCGAGCTCTCCGGCGATGCCTTCGGCCAGCTCACGCTGGTTCTTGGGTGCGGTCGGCAGCACGGACCAGGTGTAGGTCTCGGACTCCAGATGGTGGGTCAGCGGACGGACACCGCCGACGAGGTGCTGCAGGCTCTCCTCGAGGACCCCGGTGGTGCTGGTCAGCGGCGGGCGCGGCGCGGCGTGCACGGGAACGTGGAAGTGCACTCGCCAGGACGCCCGCCCGGACAGCTGGTCGATCAGGTCGAGATCGTCGATCCCGGGGCCGCCGTACTCGCGGGTCTGGTGCAGGAACTTCGGCTCGGCGAACTCGTTCAGCAGTTCGAGCGCGACCGGATCGTCGGGGTGCGGAACGTGCAGGGCGGCCGAGACCTGGCTCTTGACCACCTCCACGCCGGCCCGCCGCAGGGTGGCGAACGCTTCGGCAGGCTCCTCGAACTGGACCGCGAGGTGGCAGGTGTCGAGACACAGGCCGACCAGCGACTGCGCGGCGTACGGGGTGAGCCAGTCGGCGGCCTGCGGGATCATCTCGAGGATGCAGCCGGGTTCTGGTTCGATCGCGACCCGGATGCGGCGGCCGGTGGACTCCTGGGATCTGGCGAGGCGCAGTTCGAGACGGTTGAAGGCCTCCCGGGCCTGAGCGTCACGGGTCCGGTTCCACGGCGTACGCCAGGCCAGTGGCAAGGTCGAGATCGATCCGTACGCCGCGTCGGCGGGCATCAGTTCGGCGAGCACGTCCACCAGATCGAGGGTGTACTGGAGCCTGGCCGGCTCGGTCCAGTCCGGTGAGTAGACCTTTTTGCCGACCACGCGATCGTGGAAACCGGCGTACGGGAAGCCGTTCAGGGTGACGACTTCGAGGCCGTTGCGGTCGAGCGCGCGGCGCAGCCGGTTGAGGGCGACGGACGAGTTGGCCAGCCGGTCGGCCAGGGTGTTGGCCAGCCAGAGGCCGACGCCGAGGACCGGGACGCCGAGTTCCTCGCGGACGAGCGCGGAGCAGCCGTCGAGCTGGGCGATGACGCCTTCGAGATCCTCGGCCGGGTGGACGTTGGTGCAGTAGGCGAGGTGGACGACCGAGCCGTCGGGAT encodes:
- a CDS encoding alkaline phosphatase family protein, which translates into the protein MSKQVVVIDVVGLTPRLLRRMPRLRQLPLNRELGTVLPAVTCSAQATFLTGTLPKEHGIVGNGWYFRELGEVFLWRQHNQLVQGEKVWDVARRNNPRYKVANVCWWYAMGAETDLLVTPRPIYYADGRKAPDCYTRPVELHDRLTGKLGDFPLFHYWGPTASIRSSEWIVAASRQILAEDDPDLLLTYVPHLDYDLQRYGASSVEATRAAIALDAVLAPLLDDAEAKGATVIVLSEYGITDVSRPVDLNRLLRAEGLLEVHTQDGMEYLDPWTSRAFAVADHQLAHVYVKDPAEVDAVRKLLDGLPGVAEVLDAQGKQKYGLDHERAGELVAVAEPDSWFTYYYWLDDERAPDFARGVEIHRKPGYDPAELFFDPADRWVKPRAASYLLKKKLGLRYAMSVVPLDPSIVRGSHGRLPASPEDGPVFLSSDPQLAPAGRIEATGVRDLILRAGED
- the eboE gene encoding metabolite traffic protein EboE, with amino-acid sequence MRFRHPDGSVVHLAYCTNVHPAEDLEGVIAQLDGCSALVREELGVPVLGVGLWLANTLADRLANSSVALNRLRRALDRNGLEVVTLNGFPYAGFHDRVVGKKVYSPDWTEPARLQYTLDLVDVLAELMPADAAYGSISTLPLAWRTPWNRTRDAQAREAFNRLELRLARSQESTGRRIRVAIEPEPGCILEMIPQAADWLTPYAAQSLVGLCLDTCHLAVQFEEPAEAFATLRRAGVEVVKSQVSAALHVPHPDDPVALELLNEFAEPKFLHQTREYGGPGIDDLDLIDQLSGRASWRVHFHVPVHAAPRPPLTSTTGVLEESLQHLVGGVRPLTHHLESETYTWSVLPTAPKNQRELAEGIAGELAWLRDRLVGLGLEEIK